One genomic segment of Pseudomonas sp. RU47 includes these proteins:
- the pilQ gene encoding type IV pilus secretin PilQ yields the protein MNRIFSTLGFSLWIALMSPMVLAANLKTLDVAALPGDRVELKLSFDGPPPQPKGYTTESPARIALDLPGVASQLASKNLDLGSGNARTATVVEAKDRTRLIVSLTQLAPYTTRVAGNNLFVVVGQGAPAAAPRSAVVAPRPAAAAPAKAVVPKSRAIRGVDFQRGTAGEGNVVIDLSDPTIAPDIQEHDGKIILSFSRTQLPEKLRVRLDVKDFATPVQFVNAGVTADRTVITVEPSGTYEYSTFQTDNKLTVSIRPMTVDDLQKRNADRQAYVGEKLSLNFQDIDVRSVLQLIADFTNLNLVASDTVQGGITLRLQNVPWDQALDLVLKTKGLDKRKIGNVLLVAPADEIAARERQELESQKQIAELAPLRRELLQVNYAKAADIAKLFQSVTSAEAKIDERGSITVDERTNNIIAYQTQDRLDELRRIVAQLDIPVRQVMIEARIVEANVDYDKSLGVRWGGSIQNKGNWNASGVNGSSTTIGTPGSTSTNSPFVDMGTVNNTSGIGIAFITDNVLLDLELTAMEKTGNGEIVSQPKVVTSDKETAKILKGTEIPYQEASSSGATSVSFKEASLSLEVTPQITPDNRIIMEVKVTKDEPDYLNKVQDVPPIKKNEVNAKVLVNDGETIVIGGVFSNTQSKVVDKVPFLGDVPYLGRLFRRDVVSEKKSELLVFLTPRIMNNQAIAVSR from the coding sequence ATGAACAGGATTTTCTCCACCCTCGGTTTTTCGCTATGGATAGCGCTGATGTCGCCGATGGTACTCGCGGCCAATCTGAAGACGCTGGATGTGGCGGCGTTGCCGGGTGATCGCGTCGAGCTGAAGCTGTCGTTCGACGGCCCACCGCCACAGCCCAAGGGCTACACCACCGAATCACCGGCACGCATCGCCCTCGATTTGCCCGGTGTCGCCAGTCAATTGGCCAGCAAGAACCTTGATCTGGGCAGCGGCAATGCACGCACCGCTACGGTGGTCGAGGCCAAGGATCGCACGCGGCTGATCGTCAGTCTCACGCAACTGGCGCCTTACACCACGCGGGTCGCGGGCAACAATCTGTTCGTGGTGGTTGGGCAGGGCGCGCCGGCGGCAGCGCCGCGATCTGCTGTCGTTGCGCCACGCCCTGCGGCTGCAGCGCCGGCCAAGGCAGTTGTGCCGAAAAGCCGGGCTATTCGCGGCGTAGATTTCCAGCGGGGTACGGCAGGTGAAGGCAACGTGGTCATTGACCTCTCCGACCCGACCATCGCTCCGGATATCCAGGAGCATGACGGCAAGATCATCCTCAGCTTTTCCCGCACACAACTCCCGGAAAAGCTGCGGGTACGCCTCGACGTCAAGGATTTCGCCACCCCGGTGCAGTTCGTCAATGCCGGAGTGACCGCTGATCGCACGGTTATTACGGTTGAACCCAGTGGTACTTACGAGTATTCGACTTTCCAGACCGACAACAAACTGACCGTCAGCATCCGCCCGATGACCGTCGATGATCTGCAAAAGCGTAACGCCGATCGTCAGGCTTACGTCGGCGAAAAGCTCTCGCTGAATTTCCAGGACATCGATGTGCGTTCAGTGCTGCAACTGATCGCCGATTTCACCAACCTCAACCTTGTCGCCAGCGACACGGTGCAGGGTGGCATCACCTTGCGCCTGCAGAACGTGCCGTGGGATCAGGCGCTGGATCTGGTGCTGAAAACCAAGGGGCTGGATAAACGCAAGATCGGCAATGTGCTGCTGGTTGCCCCGGCCGATGAAATCGCTGCCCGCGAACGTCAGGAACTGGAGTCGCAGAAACAGATCGCCGAACTGGCACCGCTGCGTCGCGAACTGTTGCAAGTGAACTACGCGAAAGCAGCGGACATCGCCAAGCTGTTCCAGTCGGTGACCAGTGCCGAGGCTAAAATCGACGAGCGCGGTTCGATTACTGTCGATGAGCGGACCAACAACATCATTGCCTATCAGACTCAGGATCGTCTCGACGAACTGCGGCGGATCGTGGCACAGCTGGATATACCGGTACGTCAGGTGATGATCGAGGCGCGGATCGTCGAGGCTAACGTCGATTACGACAAAAGCTTGGGCGTGCGCTGGGGCGGTTCGATCCAGAACAAGGGCAACTGGAACGCCTCCGGGGTCAACGGATCGTCGACCACCATTGGTACTCCCGGCAGCACCAGTACCAACTCGCCGTTCGTCGACATGGGCACCGTCAACAATACTTCAGGAATCGGCATCGCTTTCATCACCGACAACGTCTTGCTCGATCTTGAACTGACGGCCATGGAGAAAACCGGCAACGGCGAAATCGTCTCGCAGCCGAAAGTGGTCACCTCCGACAAGGAGACCGCGAAAATCCTCAAAGGCACCGAGATTCCGTATCAGGAAGCCAGCTCCAGCGGCGCCACGTCGGTGTCGTTCAAGGAGGCCTCGCTGTCGCTGGAAGTCACGCCGCAGATCACCCCCGACAATCGCATCATCATGGAGGTCAAGGTCACCAAGGACGAACCGGATTACCTGAACAAAGTGCAGGATGTACCGCCAATCAAGAAAAACGAGGTCAACGCCAAGGTGCTGGTCAACGACGGCGAAACCATCGTGATTGGGGGCGTTTTCTCAAATACTCAAAGCAAGGTCGTAGATAAGGTGCCATTTCTTGGCGATGTGCCGTATCTTGGCCGCCTTTTCCGGCGTGATGTGGTTTCGGAGAAAAAATCCGAGCTGCTGGTATTTCTCACACCACGTATCATGAATAACCAGGCGATTGCTGTGAGTCGTTGA
- a CDS encoding PilN domain-containing protein — protein MARINLLPWREERREERRKRFLLALIGVVVGSVGAVLIADQIISAAITRQVARNDYIGKQIAVVDERIKQISDLKARRQQLVERMRIIQDLQGNRQISGRIFDQLARTLPDGVYFTDVKMAGKTLSISGAAESNNRISELMRNLDASDWFDAPGLNEVKATTEGQVDQANTFELTVRQTQPRTVEDEQ, from the coding sequence ATGGCGCGGATCAACCTCCTGCCCTGGCGTGAAGAGCGCCGCGAAGAACGGCGCAAACGCTTCCTGCTGGCCTTGATCGGTGTCGTCGTCGGCTCGGTCGGCGCGGTGCTGATTGCCGACCAGATCATCAGTGCGGCGATTACGCGGCAAGTGGCGCGCAATGATTACATCGGCAAGCAGATTGCCGTGGTCGACGAACGGATAAAACAGATCAGCGATCTCAAGGCGCGTCGCCAGCAACTGGTCGAACGCATGCGCATCATCCAGGATCTGCAAGGCAACCGGCAGATCAGCGGACGAATCTTCGATCAACTGGCGCGTACGCTGCCGGACGGTGTGTATTTCACCGACGTGAAAATGGCCGGCAAAACCCTGTCGATCAGCGGTGCCGCTGAATCGAACAACCGGATTTCCGAGTTGATGCGCAATCTGGACGCCTCCGACTGGTTCGACGCGCCGGGCCTCAACGAGGTGAAGGCGACGACCGAGGGCCAGGTGGATCAGGCCAATACCTTTGAGCTGACGGTACGGCAAACCCAGCCCCGAACCGTGGAGGACGAGCAATGA
- a CDS encoding penicillin-binding protein 1A, with protein sequence MRLLKFFGWSIVAVFCGLLLGLSGAFLYLSPGLPSVEALRSIQLQIPLRVYSSDNKLIAEFGEMRRTPIRFADIPPNFINALLSAEDDNFANHYGVDPSSLMRAATQLVKSGHIQSGGSTITMQVAKNFFLTSERSFSRKTTEILLALQIERQLTKDEILELYVNKIYLGNRAYGIEAAAQVYYGKSIRDVSLAQMAMIAGLPKAPSRFNPLANPARSKERRDWILGRMYKLGKITEADYTAAINEPLNASYHVPTPEVNAPYIAEMARAEMVGRYGSDAYTEGFRVTTTVPSNLQEMANTALHEGLMTYDQRHGYRGPESRLPGKTREAWASELTKQRTISSLEPAIVTQVDKNGLQVLTRTGEEHVAWDTMKWARPFLNTNSMGANPRQPSDVAQVGDLVRVQRQKDNSLKFSQIPQAQGALVSLDPQNGAIRSLVGGFAFEQSNYNRAMQAKRQPGSSFKPFVYSAALDSGYTAATLVNDAPIVFVDEYLDKVWRPKNDTNTFLGPIRLREALYKSRNLVSIRLLQAMGVGKTIDYITRFGFNKQDLPPNLSLALGTATLTPMEIATGWSTFANGGYKITPYIIDKIESRNGDTLFVANPPTVPQGGSATDGIAAPSTESFTVNAAPVPGEAPGNAAVPQAPAVAERIVDGRTTYILNSMLQDVIKLGTGRRALAMGRSDIAGKTGTTNESKDAWFSGYNADYVTTVWTGFDQPESLGRREFGGTVALPIWMNYMSAALKDKPPHVQPEPEGLLSLRVDPVSGRAATPSTPGAYFELFKSEDTPPSVNELGNGTAPGSPLPADEQAPIDLF encoded by the coding sequence ATTCGTCTGCTGAAATTTTTCGGTTGGTCCATCGTCGCCGTTTTCTGCGGACTGCTTTTAGGTCTCAGCGGCGCGTTTCTTTACCTTAGTCCGGGTTTGCCGTCTGTGGAGGCTCTGCGAAGCATTCAGTTGCAGATTCCATTGCGGGTTTACTCCAGCGACAACAAGTTGATCGCAGAATTTGGCGAAATGCGCCGGACTCCGATCCGTTTCGCCGACATTCCACCCAATTTCATTAATGCGTTACTAAGTGCTGAAGACGACAATTTCGCCAACCACTACGGCGTCGATCCGAGCAGCCTGATGCGCGCCGCGACCCAACTGGTCAAAAGCGGACACATTCAGTCCGGCGGCAGCACCATCACCATGCAGGTGGCAAAGAACTTCTTCCTGACCAGCGAACGCAGCTTCTCGCGCAAAACCACCGAAATTCTTCTGGCCCTGCAGATCGAGCGGCAGCTGACCAAGGACGAAATCCTTGAGCTGTACGTGAACAAGATCTATCTGGGCAACCGCGCCTACGGCATCGAAGCGGCGGCGCAGGTGTATTACGGCAAGTCGATCCGCGATGTCAGCCTGGCGCAGATGGCGATGATCGCCGGCCTGCCGAAAGCGCCGTCGCGCTTCAACCCGCTGGCCAACCCGGCGCGCAGCAAAGAGCGTCGCGACTGGATCCTCGGGCGCATGTACAAGCTCGGCAAGATCACCGAAGCGGACTACACCGCCGCGATCAACGAGCCGCTGAACGCCAGCTATCACGTGCCGACCCCGGAAGTGAATGCACCGTACATCGCCGAGATGGCCCGCGCCGAAATGGTCGGCCGCTATGGCAGCGATGCCTACACGGAAGGTTTCCGCGTCACCACCACGGTGCCGAGCAACCTGCAGGAAATGGCCAACACCGCGCTGCACGAAGGCCTGATGACCTACGACCAGCGTCACGGCTACCGTGGCCCCGAGTCGCGCCTGCCGGGCAAAACCCGCGAGGCCTGGGCCAGCGAACTGACCAAACAGCGCACGATCAGCAGCCTGGAGCCAGCCATCGTTACCCAGGTCGACAAGAACGGCCTGCAAGTGCTGACCCGCACTGGCGAGGAACACGTTGCCTGGGACACCATGAAATGGGCGCGGCCGTTCCTCAACACCAACAGCATGGGCGCCAACCCGCGTCAGCCGTCGGATGTGGCGCAGGTCGGCGATCTGGTTCGCGTGCAGCGTCAGAAAGACAATTCGTTGAAGTTCAGCCAGATCCCGCAGGCACAAGGTGCGCTGGTTTCGCTGGATCCGCAGAACGGGGCGATTCGCTCGCTGGTTGGCGGTTTCGCCTTCGAACAGAGCAACTACAACCGCGCGATGCAGGCCAAGCGTCAACCGGGCTCGAGCTTCAAGCCGTTCGTCTACAGCGCTGCGCTGGACAGTGGTTATACCGCCGCCACCTTGGTCAATGACGCGCCGATCGTGTTCGTCGACGAGTACCTGGACAAGGTCTGGCGTCCGAAAAACGATACCAACACCTTCCTCGGCCCGATTCGCCTGCGTGAGGCGCTGTACAAGTCGCGTAACCTTGTATCGATCCGCTTGCTGCAAGCGATGGGCGTGGGCAAGACCATCGACTACATCACCCGTTTCGGCTTCAACAAGCAGGATCTGCCGCCGAACCTGTCGCTGGCCCTGGGCACCGCAACGCTGACGCCGATGGAGATCGCCACCGGTTGGAGCACGTTCGCCAACGGCGGCTACAAGATCACCCCGTACATCATCGACAAGATCGAAAGCCGCAACGGCGACACGCTGTTCGTCGCCAACCCGCCGACCGTGCCTCAGGGTGGTTCGGCGACGGACGGTATCGCTGCGCCGAGCACTGAGTCGTTCACGGTCAATGCCGCGCCGGTTCCGGGTGAAGCGCCGGGCAACGCTGCCGTACCGCAAGCGCCAGCCGTGGCCGAGCGCATTGTCGACGGTCGTACCACCTACATCCTCAACAGCATGTTGCAGGACGTGATCAAGCTCGGCACTGGTCGCCGTGCGCTGGCCATGGGCCGCAGCGATATCGCCGGTAAAACCGGTACCACCAACGAATCGAAAGACGCGTGGTTCTCCGGTTACAACGCCGATTACGTGACCACGGTGTGGACCGGCTTCGACCAGCCGGAGAGTCTCGGTCGTCGCGAGTTCGGTGGCACCGTGGCGCTGCCGATCTGGATGAACTACATGTCGGCCGCGCTGAAGGACAAGCCGCCGCATGTTCAGCCTGAGCCGGAAGGTTTGCTGAGCCTGCGCGTGGATCCGGTCAGTGGTCGTGCGGCGACACCAAGTACACCGGGCGCGTACTTCGAACTGTTCAAGTCTGAAGACACGCCACCGTCGGTGAATGAACTGGGCAACGGCACTGCGCCGGGCAGCCCGCTGCCGGCGGATGAGCAGGCGCCGATCGATTTGTTCTGA
- a CDS encoding pilus assembly protein PilM — protein MLGLFNKKANTLLGIDISSTSVKLLELSRQGDRYRVEAYAVEPLPANAVVEKNIAELEGVGQALSRVLVKARTGLKGVAVAVAGSAVITKIIEMDAGLSDDELENQLKIEADQYIPYPLDEVAIDFEVQGVSPRNPERVNVLLAACRKENVEVREAALALAGLTARVVDVEAYALERSFGLLATQLAATQERLTVAVVDIGATMTTLSVLHNGKIIYTREQLFGGRQLTEEIQRRYGLTIEQAGLAKKQGGLPDDYISEVLQPFREALVQQVSRSLQFFFASGQYNAVDHILLAGGTASVPGLDRLIEQRLKTPTQVANPFSNMALSSKVNAGALASDAPALMIACGLALRSFD, from the coding sequence GTGCTGGGACTCTTCAATAAAAAGGCCAATACGTTACTGGGGATCGACATCAGTTCCACGTCAGTGAAGCTGCTGGAACTGAGCCGTCAGGGTGATCGCTACCGGGTCGAGGCGTACGCGGTCGAGCCATTGCCGGCAAACGCCGTGGTCGAGAAAAACATCGCCGAACTCGAAGGCGTTGGCCAGGCCCTGAGCCGAGTGCTGGTCAAGGCGCGCACCGGACTCAAGGGCGTGGCAGTTGCAGTGGCCGGTTCGGCGGTGATTACCAAAATCATCGAAATGGACGCCGGGCTGTCCGATGACGAACTGGAAAACCAGCTCAAGATCGAGGCCGACCAATACATTCCCTATCCATTGGACGAAGTTGCCATCGATTTCGAAGTCCAGGGCGTTTCGCCGCGCAACCCTGAACGGGTCAACGTGCTGCTGGCTGCCTGTCGCAAGGAAAACGTCGAAGTCCGTGAAGCGGCGCTGGCACTCGCCGGGCTGACTGCGCGGGTCGTCGATGTCGAAGCCTATGCGCTGGAACGCTCTTTCGGGCTGCTCGCCACGCAACTGGCGGCCACGCAAGAGCGGCTCACTGTCGCCGTCGTCGATATCGGCGCGACCATGACCACCCTCAGCGTTCTGCACAACGGCAAGATCATCTACACCCGCGAGCAATTGTTCGGCGGGCGGCAACTGACCGAAGAAATCCAGCGCCGTTATGGCCTGACCATCGAGCAGGCGGGGCTGGCGAAAAAGCAGGGCGGTCTGCCCGATGATTACATCAGCGAGGTCTTGCAGCCGTTTCGTGAAGCGCTGGTACAGCAAGTGTCGCGCTCGTTGCAGTTCTTCTTCGCCTCCGGGCAATACAACGCGGTCGACCACATTCTGCTGGCCGGCGGTACGGCCTCAGTGCCGGGGCTGGACCGGCTGATCGAGCAGCGCCTGAAGACGCCGACGCAAGTGGCCAATCCGTTTTCCAATATGGCCTTGAGCAGCAAGGTCAATGCCGGAGCGCTGGCCAGCGACGCGCCGGCCCTGATGATCGCCTGCGGGCTCGCGCTCAGGAGTTTCGACTGA
- a CDS encoding malic enzyme-like NAD(P)-binding protein: MSDLKTAALEYHANPRPGKLSVELTKATATARDLSLAYSPGVAEPVREIARDPELAYKYTGKGNLVAVISDGTAILGLGNLGPLASKPVMEGKGVLFKRFAGIDVFDIEVDSESPQAFIDTVKRISITFGGINLEDIKAPECFEIERALIEQCDIPVFHDDQHGTAIVTAAGMINALEIAGKTLPEAKIVCLGAGAAAISCMKLLVSMGARIENIFMVDRTGVIHSGRDDLNQYKAVFAHATDKRSLADALAGADVFVGLSGPNLLSAEGLLSMAANPIVFACSNPDPEISPELAHATRSDVIMATGRSDYPNQVNNVLGFPFIFRGALDVRAKRINEEMKVAAANALRELAKLPVPQDVCDAYGGAPLEFGREYIIPKPMDKRLITLISDAVAKAAIETGVATLPYPKNYPLKSVDDVFNG, encoded by the coding sequence ATGTCTGATCTGAAAACTGCCGCTCTCGAATATCATGCCAATCCTCGTCCAGGGAAGCTGAGTGTCGAGCTCACCAAGGCCACTGCTACCGCTCGCGACTTGTCGCTGGCCTACAGCCCCGGCGTAGCTGAACCAGTGCGTGAGATCGCTCGCGATCCTGAACTGGCCTACAAATACACCGGCAAGGGCAACCTGGTTGCAGTCATTTCCGATGGCACCGCGATTCTCGGTCTGGGCAACCTCGGCCCATTGGCTTCCAAGCCAGTGATGGAAGGTAAAGGCGTACTGTTCAAGCGCTTCGCCGGCATCGACGTTTTCGACATCGAAGTCGACTCCGAAAGCCCGCAAGCCTTCATCGACACCGTAAAACGCATCTCCATCACCTTCGGTGGTATCAACCTGGAAGACATCAAGGCACCAGAGTGCTTTGAGATCGAGCGCGCTCTGATCGAGCAGTGCGACATTCCAGTATTCCACGATGACCAGCACGGCACCGCGATCGTGACCGCTGCGGGCATGATCAACGCCCTCGAAATCGCTGGCAAAACCCTGCCAGAAGCGAAAATCGTCTGCCTGGGCGCCGGCGCTGCTGCCATCTCCTGCATGAAATTGCTGGTGAGCATGGGCGCACGCATCGAAAACATCTTCATGGTTGACCGTACCGGCGTGATCCACTCCGGCCGTGACGACCTGAACCAGTACAAAGCGGTATTCGCACACGCTACCGACAAGCGCAGCCTGGCTGACGCACTCGCGGGCGCTGACGTGTTCGTCGGTCTGTCCGGCCCGAACCTGCTGAGCGCTGAAGGCCTGCTGTCGATGGCGGCCAACCCGATCGTGTTCGCCTGCTCGAACCCGGACCCGGAAATCTCCCCGGAACTGGCGCACGCCACCCGTAGCGACGTGATCATGGCCACCGGCCGTTCGGACTACCCGAACCAGGTCAACAACGTACTGGGCTTCCCGTTCATCTTCCGTGGTGCCCTGGACGTTCGCGCCAAGCGCATCAACGAAGAAATGAAAGTGGCTGCGGCCAACGCCCTGCGTGAACTGGCCAAGCTGCCGGTTCCTCAGGACGTGTGCGATGCCTACGGTGGCGCGCCGCTGGAATTCGGTCGTGAGTACATCATTCCGAAGCCAATGGACAAACGCCTGATCACCCTGATCTCCGACGCTGTGGCCAAAGCCGCAATCGAGACCGGTGTGGCGACCCTGCCGTATCCGAAGAACTACCCGCTGAAAAGCGTGGATGACGTGTTCAACGGTTAA
- a CDS encoding pilus assembly protein PilP translates to MSPVRCIALAMTLLALNGCGGSDDFSDLDAYMNEVRLRPAGRIEPTPTFRSYPTFTYSAANLRSPFSRQVRVDLAGQKHGSRNVKPDPNRVKQYLEGFNIEQFEMVGTISNVSGSFALLRGAGGVHRLKVGDYLGRNDGRIVAISATQVDVVEIVPDGEGAWLERPRTIPLKEHS, encoded by the coding sequence ATGAGCCCGGTTCGTTGCATCGCGTTGGCGATGACGCTGCTCGCGTTGAACGGTTGTGGTGGCAGTGATGACTTCAGCGATCTCGACGCTTACATGAACGAAGTGCGCCTGCGCCCGGCGGGCAGGATTGAACCAACCCCGACATTCCGGTCTTACCCCACATTCACTTACAGCGCGGCCAACCTGCGCAGTCCGTTCTCGCGCCAGGTGCGCGTTGATCTGGCCGGACAGAAACATGGCTCGCGCAACGTCAAACCCGACCCCAACCGGGTCAAGCAATACCTCGAAGGTTTCAATATCGAGCAGTTCGAGATGGTCGGCACGATCTCCAATGTTTCCGGCTCCTTCGCGCTGTTGCGCGGGGCGGGCGGGGTGCATCGGCTGAAAGTCGGCGATTACCTGGGGCGCAATGACGGTCGCATCGTCGCCATCAGCGCCACCCAGGTCGATGTCGTCGAAATCGTCCCCGACGGCGAAGGCGCCTGGCTGGAGCGTCCGCGCACCATTCCTTTGAAAGAGCACTCATAG
- the aroB gene encoding 3-dehydroquinate synthase, whose translation MQTLKVDLGERSYPIHIGEGLLDQPELLAPHIHGRQVAIISNETVAPLYLERLTRSLAQFSVISVVLPDGEAFKNWETLQLIFDGLLTARHDRRTTVIALGGGVIGDMAGFAAACYQRGVDFIQIPTTLLSQVDSSVGGKTGINHPLGKNMVGAFYQPNVVLIDTASLKTLPERELSAGLAEVIKYGLICDEPFLTWLEDNVDALRALDQKALTYAIERSCAAKAAVVGADEKETGVRATLNLGHTFGHAIETHMGYGVWLHGEAVAAGTVMALEMSARLGWISDAERDRGIRLFQRAGLPVVPPTEMTEADFLQHMAIDKKVIDGRLRLVLLRRMGEAVVTDDYPKEVLQATLGADYRALAQLKG comes from the coding sequence ATGCAGACACTCAAGGTCGATCTAGGCGAGCGCAGCTACCCGATTCATATTGGCGAAGGTTTGTTGGATCAGCCCGAGCTGCTGGCTCCGCATATCCATGGGCGGCAGGTGGCAATCATCTCCAACGAGACCGTTGCGCCGCTCTATCTCGAACGTCTGACCCGCAGCCTGGCGCAGTTCTCGGTGATCTCCGTGGTGCTGCCGGACGGTGAAGCCTTCAAGAACTGGGAAACCCTGCAACTGATCTTCGACGGTCTGCTGACCGCCCGTCATGACCGCCGCACCACCGTGATCGCCCTCGGCGGCGGTGTGATCGGCGACATGGCCGGTTTCGCCGCTGCCTGCTACCAGCGTGGCGTTGACTTCATCCAGATCCCCACAACGTTGCTGTCCCAGGTCGATTCGTCGGTGGGCGGCAAGACCGGCATCAACCATCCGTTGGGCAAGAACATGGTCGGCGCGTTCTATCAGCCGAACGTCGTGCTGATCGATACCGCGTCCCTGAAAACCCTGCCGGAACGCGAGTTGTCCGCCGGTCTGGCCGAGGTCATCAAGTACGGTCTGATCTGCGACGAACCGTTCCTGACCTGGCTCGAAGACAACGTCGATGCCCTGCGTGCGCTGGATCAGAAAGCCCTGACTTATGCCATCGAGCGCTCCTGCGCAGCCAAGGCTGCGGTGGTCGGCGCCGATGAGAAGGAAACCGGCGTACGCGCCACGCTCAACCTCGGCCACACCTTCGGCCACGCCATCGAGACCCACATGGGCTATGGTGTCTGGTTGCACGGGGAGGCGGTCGCCGCTGGCACGGTGATGGCGCTGGAGATGTCCGCACGCCTGGGCTGGATCAGTGACGCAGAGCGTGATCGCGGCATTCGGCTGTTCCAGCGTGCCGGTCTGCCGGTGGTGCCGCCGACTGAAATGACCGAGGCCGATTTTCTTCAACACATGGCAATCGACAAAAAAGTGATCGACGGTCGTCTGCGCCTGGTGCTGCTGCGCCGGATGGGCGAAGCGGTAGTGACCGACGATTATCCGAAAGAGGTTCTACAGGCCACGCTGGGAGCGGATTACCGCGCCCTGGCTCAGCTTAAAGGTTAA
- the aroK gene encoding shikimate kinase AroK → MRNLILVGPMGAGKSTIGRLLAKELRLPFKDSDKEIELRTGANIPWIFDKEGEPGFRDREQAMIAELCAFDGVVLATGGGAVMRDANRKALYEGGRVVYLHASVEQQVGRTSRDRNRPLLRTANPEKTLRDLLAIRDPLYREIADLVVETDERPPRMVVLDILDRLAQLPPR, encoded by the coding sequence GTGCGAAATTTGATTCTTGTAGGACCGATGGGCGCTGGCAAAAGCACCATCGGCCGGTTGCTGGCCAAAGAGCTGCGCCTGCCGTTCAAAGATTCCGACAAGGAAATTGAACTGCGCACGGGCGCCAATATCCCGTGGATCTTCGACAAGGAAGGCGAGCCCGGCTTTCGTGACCGTGAGCAGGCGATGATTGCCGAGCTGTGCGCGTTCGACGGCGTGGTGTTGGCGACCGGCGGTGGCGCCGTCATGCGCGATGCCAATCGCAAGGCGCTGTATGAGGGCGGGCGAGTGGTGTATCTGCACGCCTCCGTTGAACAGCAGGTCGGCCGCACGTCGCGCGACCGCAATCGGCCGTTGCTGCGCACCGCCAATCCGGAGAAAACCCTGCGCGACCTGCTGGCGATTCGTGATCCGCTCTATCGGGAAATCGCCGATCTGGTGGTGGAAACCGACGAACGGCCGCCACGCATGGTCGTGCTCGATATTCTCGATCGTCTGGCGCAGCTGCCTCCCCGTTAA
- the pilO gene encoding type 4a pilus biogenesis protein PilO produces the protein MKPSEWLESLRDIDFNDLDTSNIGSWPGAVKAIAGALLMVLVLALGYNFFISDLENQLDAKREEEATLKEQFASKARLSANLELYTQQMKEMENTFGVLLRQLPSDTEVPGLLEDITRTGLGSGLEFEEIKLLPEVTQQFYIELPIQITVTGAYHDLATFVSGVAGLPRIVTLHDFELAPANKDGGPKLRMSILAKTYRYNDKGLQK, from the coding sequence ATGAAGCCGTCCGAATGGCTGGAAAGCTTGCGCGACATCGATTTCAACGACCTCGATACCAGCAACATCGGCTCGTGGCCGGGGGCAGTGAAAGCCATCGCCGGGGCGCTGTTGATGGTGCTGGTGTTGGCGCTTGGCTATAACTTTTTCATCAGTGATCTGGAAAACCAGCTGGATGCCAAGCGCGAAGAGGAGGCTACGCTCAAGGAACAATTTGCCAGCAAGGCGCGCCTGTCAGCCAATCTTGAGCTGTACACCCAGCAAATGAAGGAGATGGAAAATACCTTCGGCGTATTGCTGCGGCAATTGCCCAGTGACACCGAAGTGCCGGGCTTGCTGGAAGACATCACTCGCACGGGGCTGGGCAGCGGCCTGGAGTTTGAAGAGATCAAACTGCTGCCAGAAGTCACCCAGCAGTTTTACATCGAGTTGCCGATTCAGATTACTGTCACCGGTGCTTACCACGACCTCGCCACGTTCGTCAGTGGCGTGGCCGGGCTACCGCGCATCGTCACCCTGCATGATTTCGAACTCGCTCCGGCCAATAAAGACGGCGGGCCGAAGCTGCGCATGAGCATCCTTGCCAAGACCTACCGGTACAACGACAAGGGGCTGCAGAAATGA